From the Kitasatospora viridis genome, one window contains:
- a CDS encoding ATP-binding cassette domain-containing protein, with protein sequence MPPSRTVVLLIAAPLDSALTLALPAAIAGAADAVLSRGGYGSAVLLLAAVLLGGAATTATVALVSPVCSADATAALRERFLGHLLTLDPHRASAWPTGDLTARLVTATTDAGNRLPATIGTATALFTSLGAVIGLGLLSPWLALAFFGGVVPGVLLVRVFGHRAGAVFVRYQRAQSALAARLTGALDGLRSIHAAAAEHREATRVLQPLEELSGAGHELWRAQRRIVWQAMLLIAAVELAVLATAGTLVAQHALPAGALAAAAGWSALGVGFFEQVEALAALAHARAGRARLGEVLEVGAGAGTGGTGAGGAGAGGVGPGGVGPADGAPVGDGALVAGGAPEVGRPDFRRRRHIQPRRHPRFRPSPHPRTALILPIIGRKLMNRQRASTIAPPATPPANSESTLMPPITANANPNARTSAHLSPPPHPTGEPLIMPSISSELMLRQIRVTSEGGKPLLGPLTLTVPTGCTVALVGRSGSGKSLLAALAGGLRLPDEGEVLIDGVPVTRLSPAQRREAIGYAFERPVLVGRTLGEALEGAGPAELRAARAAEFTDRLPAGKNTRPGDLRLSGGELQRLGLARLLAQSPRVVVLDDATSSLDLATEYQVTRALEEATAGRTRLLVAHRAGTAARADLVAWLDNGRLRALAPHSVLLTDPDYRTTLAAGTAAPAGAATP encoded by the coding sequence ATGCCGCCCAGCCGGACCGTGGTGCTGCTGATCGCGGCGCCGCTGGACTCCGCCCTGACCCTGGCCCTCCCGGCCGCCATCGCGGGGGCGGCCGATGCCGTCCTGTCGCGCGGCGGGTACGGCTCCGCCGTGCTGCTGCTGGCCGCCGTGCTGCTCGGCGGTGCGGCCACCACCGCCACGGTCGCGCTGGTCTCCCCCGTCTGCTCCGCCGACGCCACCGCAGCGCTGCGCGAACGCTTCCTCGGCCACCTCCTGACCCTCGATCCACACCGCGCCTCCGCTTGGCCCACCGGCGACCTGACGGCCCGCCTGGTGACCGCCACCACCGACGCCGGGAACCGCCTGCCGGCCACCATCGGCACGGCGACCGCCCTGTTCACCTCGCTCGGCGCGGTGATCGGCCTCGGCCTGCTCTCTCCCTGGCTCGCGCTCGCGTTCTTCGGCGGCGTGGTCCCCGGCGTGCTGCTGGTGCGGGTGTTCGGCCACCGGGCCGGCGCCGTCTTCGTCCGCTACCAGCGCGCCCAGTCCGCGCTCGCCGCCCGACTCACCGGCGCCCTCGACGGCCTGCGCAGCATCCACGCCGCCGCGGCCGAACACCGCGAGGCCACCCGGGTGCTCCAGCCGTTGGAGGAACTCTCGGGCGCGGGACACGAGTTGTGGCGGGCCCAGCGCCGCATCGTGTGGCAGGCGATGCTGCTGATCGCGGCGGTCGAGCTGGCGGTGCTCGCGACGGCCGGCACCCTGGTGGCCCAGCACGCACTGCCGGCCGGGGCGTTGGCCGCTGCGGCGGGGTGGTCGGCGCTCGGCGTGGGGTTCTTCGAGCAGGTCGAGGCGCTGGCTGCGCTGGCGCACGCGCGGGCGGGGCGGGCGCGGTTGGGGGAGGTGTTGGAGGTCGGCGCGGGGGCGGGGACGGGCGGCACGGGGGCTGGCGGCGCGGGGGCTGGCGGCGTGGGGCCTGGCGGCGTGGGGCCTGCTGATGGTGCGCCAGTTGGCGATGGCGCACTGGTCGCGGGTGGTGCGCCGGAAGTCGGCCGGCCCGACTTCCGGCGCCGCCGCCACATCCAGCCCCGCCGCCACCCCCGCTTCCGCCCCAGCCCGCACCCCCGAACAGCGTTAATACTGCCCATTATTGGCCGAAAGCTAATGAATCGTCAGAGAGCGAGCACCATTGCGCCGCCCGCTACCCCTCCCGCCAATTCCGAGTCCACATTAATGCCCCCCATTACCGCCAACGCCAACCCCAACGCCCGCACCAGCGCCCACCTCTCACCACCCCCACACCCCACCGGCGAGCCGTTAATAATGCCCAGCATTAGCAGCGAGCTAATGCTCCGTCAGATCCGGGTGACCTCCGAAGGCGGCAAACCCCTCCTGGGTCCGCTCACCCTCACCGTCCCGACCGGCTGCACCGTGGCGCTGGTCGGCCGCTCCGGGTCGGGCAAGTCCCTGCTCGCCGCGCTCGCGGGCGGGTTGCGGCTCCCCGACGAGGGCGAGGTCCTGATCGACGGGGTGCCGGTCACCCGCCTCTCCCCCGCCCAGCGACGCGAGGCGATCGGCTACGCCTTCGAGCGCCCCGTGCTGGTCGGCCGCACCCTCGGCGAGGCCCTGGAGGGCGCCGGCCCGGCGGAGTTGCGGGCGGCGCGGGCCGCCGAGTTCACCGACCGCCTCCCGGCCGGGAAGAACACGAGGCCGGGAGACCTCCGGCTCTCCGGCGGTGAGCTGCAACGCCTCGGCCTGGCCCGCCTGTTGGCGCAGTCCCCCCGGGTCGTGGTGCTCGACGACGCGACCTCCAGCCTGGACCTGGCCACCGAGTACCAGGTGACCCGTGCCCTGGAGGAGGCCACGGCCGGCCGCACCCGCCTGCTGGTCGCCCACCGCGCCGGCACCGCCGCCCGGGCCGACCTGGTCGCCTGGCTCGACAACGGCCGGCTCCGCGCCCTCGCCCCGCACTCGGTGCTCCTCACCGACCCCGACTACCGCACCACCCTCGCCGCCGGAACCGCCGCACCCGCCGGAGCTGCCACCCCATGA
- a CDS encoding VenA family class IV lanthipeptide: MEMTSFETDLAALQDLPETESVELTGHGNGCQFTCLILTCLIFTIA; the protein is encoded by the coding sequence ATGGAGATGACCAGCTTCGAGACCGACCTGGCCGCCCTGCAGGACCTGCCGGAGACCGAGTCCGTCGAGCTGACCGGCCACGGCAACGGGTGCCAGTTCACCTGTCTGATCCTGACCTGCCTGATCTTCACCATCGCCTGA
- a CDS encoding S9 family peptidase — translation MNTAVRALAPAQRRLSFTFAADGSHAACLAAGPDSGWYAESWRLRPGLPAEPVALPLAAQRSENLRTQLLALPDGRVLACRHDGERHDLVLLAPGGNGEPATETSLATLRMLGLRLLAVPSADGAPDAPVAVALGTDITPTTRAWLLFADGRPPRQVAEFPGLHGGGVWLDRTGRLLALDRVRAGVVKTVVLDLRLGTVTPLLEIAERSNDRLVLFDPDTRFLLLRSDAPGEDRLGWGVLGGAAPVRFPECLHVPGLFLRPVVLEPGAASADRTRVAIQVDHGVTSALALWEPTAGRLEPLAVPPGRLGAIGHWSAAGLRMPYSAPDHPTALATLRVDQLRRPLGGSVGGTGALPLSLAPLSGPRLVPNPAAPGQVVSGQLTHGQVTGQVSARVPGLVPAQVGGAPVTPETGWRLDGSAPPTDGGRWHGAQSLELAGPAGPIEAVVYGGEAWLSSPHLVIALHGGPADAWRLEFDPALQRMAAEGLAVLAPNQRGSTGYGEHHAMAVKGAWGGPDLADVLALLEGVAGQRAAIGLEPPALFGVSYGAFLALLAVAHASGDRVSRCAVVAPFLSGGRLLAEAAPPVRALTSRLGGDEPLHDALGPRDVLALADRLTAPLLIVHGERDEVIPVSQSRALRHELLRLGRTEGSDFRYVEAAGTGHEVLAEEGSAVLHELLAGFLRTGRPV, via the coding sequence ATGAACACCGCCGTCCGCGCCCTGGCCCCGGCCCAACGGCGGCTCAGCTTCACCTTCGCCGCCGACGGCTCGCACGCCGCCTGCCTGGCCGCCGGCCCCGACAGCGGCTGGTACGCCGAGAGTTGGCGCCTGCGCCCCGGCCTGCCCGCCGAACCGGTGGCCCTGCCGCTGGCCGCCCAACGCTCGGAGAACCTGCGCACCCAGTTGCTCGCGCTGCCCGACGGCCGGGTGCTGGCCTGCCGACACGACGGCGAGCGGCACGACCTGGTGCTGCTGGCCCCCGGCGGCAACGGCGAACCGGCCACCGAGACCTCGCTCGCCACGCTGCGGATGCTCGGCCTGCGGCTGCTCGCCGTGCCGTCCGCCGACGGTGCGCCGGACGCCCCCGTCGCCGTCGCGCTCGGCACCGACATCACGCCCACCACCCGGGCCTGGCTGCTCTTCGCCGACGGGCGGCCGCCGCGGCAGGTCGCCGAGTTCCCCGGCCTGCACGGCGGCGGGGTCTGGCTCGACCGGACCGGTCGGCTGCTCGCCCTGGACCGGGTGCGGGCCGGAGTGGTCAAGACCGTCGTGCTCGACCTGCGGCTGGGCACGGTGACCCCGCTGCTGGAGATCGCCGAGCGCAGCAACGACCGGCTGGTGCTCTTCGACCCCGACACCCGGTTCCTGCTGCTGCGCAGCGACGCGCCCGGCGAGGACCGGCTCGGCTGGGGCGTGCTCGGCGGGGCGGCACCGGTCCGGTTCCCGGAGTGCCTGCACGTGCCCGGGCTCTTCCTGCGCCCCGTGGTGCTGGAGCCGGGCGCCGCCTCCGCCGACCGGACCAGGGTGGCGATCCAGGTGGACCACGGTGTCACCTCGGCGCTCGCGCTCTGGGAGCCGACGGCCGGGCGGCTGGAACCGCTGGCCGTGCCGCCCGGCCGGCTCGGGGCGATCGGCCACTGGTCCGCCGCCGGGCTGCGGATGCCCTACTCGGCGCCCGACCACCCCACCGCGCTCGCCACCCTGCGGGTGGACCAGTTGCGCCGTCCGCTCGGCGGGTCGGTGGGCGGGACGGGGGCGCTGCCGCTCTCGTTGGCGCCGCTCTCCGGGCCCCGGCTGGTGCCCAACCCGGCCGCGCCCGGGCAGGTCGTGTCTGGGCAACTGACGCATGGCCAGGTGACCGGGCAGGTCTCCGCGCGGGTGCCCGGGCTGGTCCCGGCCCAGGTGGGCGGTGCGCCGGTGACCCCGGAGACCGGCTGGCGCCTCGACGGCAGCGCGCCGCCGACCGACGGCGGCCGCTGGCACGGCGCGCAGAGCCTGGAACTGGCCGGACCGGCCGGCCCCATCGAGGCGGTGGTCTACGGCGGCGAGGCCTGGCTGAGCAGCCCGCACCTGGTGATCGCCCTGCACGGCGGCCCGGCCGACGCCTGGCGCCTGGAGTTCGACCCCGCTCTGCAGCGGATGGCCGCCGAGGGCCTGGCCGTGCTCGCGCCCAACCAGCGCGGCAGCACGGGCTACGGCGAGCACCACGCGATGGCGGTCAAGGGCGCCTGGGGCGGTCCCGACCTGGCCGACGTGCTCGCCCTGCTGGAGGGCGTGGCCGGACAGCGGGCCGCGATCGGGCTGGAGCCGCCCGCGCTGTTCGGCGTCAGCTACGGCGCGTTCCTCGCCCTGCTGGCAGTCGCCCACGCGTCCGGCGACCGGGTGTCGCGGTGCGCCGTGGTGGCCCCGTTCCTGTCCGGCGGGCGACTGCTCGCCGAGGCCGCACCGCCCGTGCGGGCGCTCACCAGCCGACTGGGCGGCGACGAACCGCTGCACGACGCGCTCGGTCCGCGCGACGTGCTCGCGCTCGCCGACCGGCTCACCGCGCCGCTGCTGATCGTGCACGGGGAGCGGGACGAGGTGATCCCGGTCAGCCAATCCCGCGCGCTGCGGCACGAGTTGCTGCGGCTGGGGCGCACCGAGGGCAGCGACTTCCGCTACGTGGAGGCCGCGGGCACCGGACACGAGGTGCTCGCGGAGGAGGGCTCGGCCGTGTTGCACGAGCTGCTGGCCGGCTTCCTGCGCACCGGACGCCCGGTCTGA
- the lanL gene encoding class IV lanthionine synthetase LanL, with protein MGCESNMGTGTPLCAAGGPDQVDDAWRTGAPADDMLVEVARAAVAGAGGSGEGGVAGGWGAGYDGFWCTVRPPEGVPAPPEQGWKLHVSAAATVAAEVLSAVATVIAEDPCTFKFAMDRETLHQVNSRNSDRGSAGKFITVYPADEEQFRRLAAELHLATEGMPGPVVLSDRQFAPGSLVHYRYGAFSGRAELGNDGAYRSILTGPDGERFEDVRAATYRCPPWAADPLREAPSLVAGPARTGAGEAGAVRNGSGAGGGAKGGGGVLVGGRYALTAAVRHSAKGGVFLGTDTTDGTAVVVKQARAHIEVDRAGTEARSALRHEARMLAELAGHGLTARPLDLIEQQDSLLLVQQHIAGQPLGSWVAAQLTRDGAPDVPWERAQPMALALVDLLERVHRVGVVLRDLAPGNVLVRDDGPAGAPAPAALCLIDLELACAAGTRAGTAGTPGYRAPEQRGPAAVADPAADRYALGGLLFLLATGHDPLLPEAEQLPGADPVPERLDRWLALAARTGRTARQLAPLIAELRAPDPADRCSLERARELLGAPAGPPPAPAAQPLDRLLRDGLRRLTETATPHRPDRLWPTVPGGLLTDPCNVQHGAAGVVALLARALTVHPEAEPTLRQAVHWIERRCAAEPVVLPGLHFGRSGTAWALLDAAEALGDPAAAARARRLAEPVPVRWPNPDVCHGAAGAGFLRLRLGDHPAALAGARALLAAAGEEPYGTVWPVPKTFDSGLAGITHLGYGHGVAGVGAFLLAVHLATGDDAALDGARRAARTLAATVRSGAGGPGGAGGPGGRGGAVAGWWPQSAGDPASVRLAHWCSGSSGVGSFLVRLWRATGDAEAGELALAAGQAVLDNRWHSGTSACHGLAGDGEFLLDLADATGEDRFRDGAAEFAELIGARAVLRGGLLVLPDETGTGCAAAYGTGTAGPLAFLLRLREGGPRLWLDPVGPGAAAATASPNPGTPITSARMTEVRA; from the coding sequence ATGGGGTGTGAAAGCAACATGGGGACGGGCACACCACTGTGCGCGGCTGGGGGGCCGGATCAGGTGGACGACGCGTGGCGTACCGGAGCACCTGCGGACGACATGCTGGTGGAGGTGGCACGGGCGGCCGTGGCCGGCGCCGGAGGGTCGGGCGAAGGGGGCGTCGCAGGCGGCTGGGGAGCCGGCTACGACGGCTTCTGGTGCACGGTCCGGCCGCCCGAGGGGGTTCCGGCGCCGCCGGAGCAGGGGTGGAAGCTCCATGTGAGCGCCGCCGCCACGGTGGCCGCCGAGGTGCTTTCGGCGGTCGCCACGGTGATCGCCGAGGATCCCTGCACCTTCAAGTTCGCGATGGACCGGGAAACCCTGCACCAGGTGAATTCCCGGAACAGCGACCGGGGCTCCGCCGGAAAGTTCATCACCGTCTATCCGGCCGACGAGGAGCAGTTCCGGCGGCTCGCCGCGGAATTGCACCTGGCGACCGAGGGAATGCCCGGACCGGTCGTGCTGTCGGACCGTCAGTTCGCTCCGGGGAGTCTGGTGCATTATCGCTACGGCGCTTTTTCCGGGCGGGCCGAACTCGGCAATGACGGTGCTTATCGATCGATTCTGACCGGACCTGACGGAGAGCGTTTCGAAGATGTTCGGGCAGCGACCTACCGCTGTCCGCCGTGGGCGGCGGACCCGCTCCGGGAGGCACCGTCACTGGTGGCCGGGCCGGCACGAACAGGGGCAGGGGAGGCGGGTGCGGTGCGCAACGGTTCCGGCGCCGGCGGCGGCGCGAAAGGGGGCGGCGGCGTGCTGGTCGGCGGGCGGTACGCGCTGACCGCGGCCGTGCGGCACTCGGCCAAGGGCGGCGTCTTCCTCGGCACCGACACCACCGACGGCACCGCCGTGGTGGTCAAGCAGGCCCGTGCGCACATCGAGGTGGACCGGGCCGGCACCGAGGCGCGCAGCGCGCTGCGGCACGAGGCCCGGATGCTCGCCGAGCTGGCCGGGCACGGGCTCACCGCCCGCCCGCTCGACCTGATCGAGCAGCAGGACTCGCTGCTGCTGGTGCAGCAGCACATCGCGGGCCAGCCGCTCGGCAGTTGGGTCGCCGCCCAGCTGACCCGGGACGGCGCGCCGGACGTGCCCTGGGAGCGGGCGCAGCCGATGGCACTGGCACTGGTCGACCTGCTGGAGCGGGTGCACCGGGTCGGGGTGGTGCTGCGGGACCTGGCGCCCGGGAACGTGCTGGTGCGGGACGACGGTCCGGCCGGCGCACCCGCCCCGGCCGCGCTCTGCCTGATCGACCTGGAGCTGGCCTGCGCGGCCGGCACCCGGGCCGGCACCGCCGGCACCCCCGGCTACCGGGCCCCCGAGCAGCGCGGCCCCGCCGCCGTCGCGGACCCCGCCGCCGACCGCTACGCCCTCGGCGGCCTGCTCTTCCTGCTCGCCACCGGCCACGATCCGCTGCTCCCCGAGGCCGAGCAGCTGCCCGGGGCCGACCCGGTGCCCGAGCGCCTCGACCGCTGGCTCGCGCTGGCCGCCAGGACCGGCCGGACGGCTCGTCAACTGGCACCGCTGATCGCCGAGTTGCGCGCACCGGACCCGGCCGACCGGTGCTCGCTGGAGCGCGCCCGGGAACTGCTCGGCGCGCCCGCCGGACCACCACCGGCGCCGGCCGCGCAGCCGCTCGACCGGCTGCTGCGGGACGGGCTGCGCCGGCTCACCGAGACCGCCACGCCGCACCGGCCGGACCGGCTCTGGCCGACCGTGCCCGGCGGACTGCTCACCGACCCCTGCAACGTGCAGCACGGCGCGGCCGGCGTGGTCGCCCTGCTGGCCCGCGCGCTGACCGTGCACCCGGAGGCCGAGCCGACGCTGCGTCAGGCCGTGCACTGGATCGAGCGGCGCTGCGCCGCCGAGCCGGTGGTGCTGCCCGGACTGCACTTCGGCCGCTCCGGCACCGCCTGGGCGCTGCTGGACGCCGCCGAGGCGCTCGGCGACCCCGCCGCCGCGGCCCGGGCCCGTCGGCTCGCCGAGCCGGTCCCGGTGCGCTGGCCCAACCCCGACGTCTGCCACGGCGCGGCCGGCGCCGGCTTCCTGCGGCTGCGGCTCGGCGACCACCCGGCCGCGCTGGCGGGGGCCCGGGCGCTGCTCGCGGCGGCCGGCGAGGAGCCGTACGGCACCGTCTGGCCGGTGCCGAAGACCTTCGACTCCGGCCTGGCCGGGATCACCCACCTCGGGTACGGGCACGGGGTCGCCGGGGTCGGCGCCTTCCTCCTCGCCGTGCACCTGGCCACCGGTGACGACGCCGCGCTGGACGGGGCCCGGCGGGCGGCGCGGACGCTGGCCGCGACGGTGCGGTCGGGGGCCGGTGGCCCTGGTGGTGCTGGTGGCCCTGGTGGCCGTGGTGGTGCGGTGGCCGGATGGTGGCCGCAGTCGGCCGGTGACCCGGCGTCGGTGCGGTTGGCGCACTGGTGCAGCGGCTCCTCCGGGGTGGGCAGCTTCCTGGTCCGGCTCTGGCGGGCCACCGGGGACGCCGAGGCGGGCGAACTGGCGCTGGCCGCCGGGCAGGCCGTGCTGGACAACCGCTGGCACAGCGGCACCAGCGCCTGCCACGGACTGGCCGGGGACGGCGAGTTCCTGCTCGACCTGGCCGACGCCACCGGCGAGGACCGGTTCCGGGACGGCGCGGCGGAGTTCGCCGAGCTGATCGGCGCCCGGGCGGTGCTGCGGGGCGGGCTGCTGGTGCTGCCCGACGAGACCGGCACCGGCTGCGCGGCCGCCTACGGCACCGGGACGGCGGGACCGCTCGCCTTCCTGCTGCGGCTGCGCGAGGGCGGGCCACGGCTCTGGCTCGACCCGGTGGGACCGGGCGCGGCGGCTGCCACCGCTTCTCCGAACCCCGGCACCCCGATCACGTCCGCCCGCATGACGGAGGTCCGCGCATGA
- a CDS encoding Nif3-like dinuclear metal center hexameric protein, with product MPKLSEVITALEELYPPRWAESWDAVGLVCGDPQAEVRRVLLAVDPLPAVAHEAAEWGADLLFTHHPLYLRGTTSVAATSFKGRVVHQLIRSGTALHVAHTNADHADPGVSDALAAAIGLTVLGPLVPDPTDPAGRRGSGRICELPEPEPLSAFAARVAAALPATATGIRVAGDPDAVISRVVVSGGSGDSFFAEVRAAGVDAFVTADLRHHPASEAFAAEPVALVDAAHWATEWPWLGQAARELDAIAEKHGWELETRVSTLVTDPWTAHAPMSTPARQP from the coding sequence GTGCCGAAACTGTCCGAGGTCATCACCGCGCTGGAAGAGCTGTACCCACCCCGGTGGGCGGAGTCCTGGGACGCCGTCGGTCTGGTCTGCGGAGACCCGCAGGCCGAGGTGCGCCGGGTGCTGCTCGCAGTGGACCCGCTGCCCGCGGTGGCGCACGAGGCCGCCGAGTGGGGCGCGGACCTGCTGTTCACCCACCACCCCCTCTACCTGCGCGGCACCACCAGCGTCGCGGCGACCTCGTTCAAGGGCCGGGTGGTGCACCAGCTGATCCGCTCCGGCACGGCACTGCACGTCGCGCACACCAACGCCGACCACGCCGACCCGGGCGTCTCCGACGCGCTGGCCGCCGCGATCGGCCTGACCGTGCTCGGCCCGCTGGTGCCCGACCCGACCGACCCGGCCGGGCGGCGCGGCAGCGGCCGGATCTGCGAACTGCCCGAGCCGGAGCCGCTGAGCGCCTTCGCCGCCCGGGTGGCCGCCGCACTGCCCGCCACCGCCACCGGCATCCGGGTGGCCGGCGACCCCGACGCGGTGATCAGCCGGGTCGTGGTCAGCGGCGGCTCCGGAGACAGCTTCTTCGCCGAGGTCCGGGCAGCCGGCGTGGACGCCTTCGTCACCGCGGACCTGCGCCACCACCCCGCCTCCGAAGCCTTCGCGGCCGAGCCCGTCGCCCTGGTCGACGCCGCGCACTGGGCCACCGAGTGGCCCTGGCTCGGCCAGGCCGCCCGCGAGCTCGACGCGATCGCCGAGAAGCACGGCTGGGAGCTGGAGACCCGGGTCTCCACCCTGGTCACCGACCCGTGGACGGCGCACGCGCCGATGTCCACCCCCGCACGGCAGCCCTAG
- a CDS encoding zinc ribbon domain-containing protein → MNAAPADQIRLLDLQAIDSKLDQLAHRRRSLPEHAEIDKATADHAALKSLVVAAEAQQGDTARELTKAEQDVDQVRTRAARNQQRMDSGSVTSAKDLENLQHENASLAKRQGDLEDVVLEVMERLESAQTRVIELSGRLEHSEVVLKEATERRDAAFAGIDEEAAKVARDRETVAAVIPADLLKLYTRLREQQGGVGAARLYQRRCEGCRVEFAVSDLNAIKAEPADAVVRCDNCGRILVRTADAGI, encoded by the coding sequence TTGAACGCCGCGCCCGCCGACCAGATCCGCCTCCTCGACCTGCAGGCCATCGACTCCAAGCTGGACCAGCTGGCCCACCGGCGCCGCAGCCTGCCCGAGCACGCGGAGATCGACAAGGCCACCGCCGACCACGCCGCGCTCAAGAGCCTCGTGGTCGCCGCCGAGGCCCAGCAGGGCGACACCGCCCGCGAGCTGACCAAGGCCGAGCAGGACGTCGACCAGGTCCGCACCCGGGCCGCCCGCAACCAGCAGCGGATGGACTCCGGCTCGGTCACCTCGGCCAAGGACCTGGAGAACCTGCAGCACGAGAACGCCTCGCTGGCCAAGCGCCAGGGCGACCTGGAGGACGTGGTCCTGGAGGTGATGGAGCGGCTGGAGAGCGCCCAGACCCGGGTCATCGAGCTCTCCGGCCGGCTGGAGCACTCCGAGGTGGTGCTCAAGGAGGCCACCGAGCGCCGCGACGCCGCCTTCGCCGGCATCGACGAGGAGGCCGCCAAGGTCGCCCGGGACCGCGAGACGGTCGCCGCGGTGATCCCGGCCGACCTGCTCAAGCTCTACACCCGGCTGCGCGAGCAGCAGGGCGGCGTCGGCGCGGCCCGGCTCTACCAGCGCCGCTGCGAGGGCTGCCGGGTCGAGTTCGCGGTCTCCGACCTGAACGCGATCAAGGCCGAGCCGGCCGACGCGGTGGTCCGCTGCGACAACTGCGGCCGGATCCTGGTCCGCACCGCCGACGCCGGTATCTGA
- a CDS encoding bifunctional RNase H/acid phosphatase has translation MTERRLVVEADGGSRGNPGPAGYGAVVRDAGTGRILVEAADYLGRVTNNVAEYRGLIAGLRAAHRLDPEALVEVRMDSKLVVEQMSGRWKIKHPDMRPLAAEAGEVFPRERVSYSWIPRERNKDADRLANEAMDAGQAGRAWEPTTAVTETERGEPAETAPAAPPAGWSADLGTATTLVLLRHGETALTPQKRFSGSTGSDPELSDKGRWQAERAAEALAARGTVQAVVCSPMLRTRQTAEAVAVRLGLDVSVEEGLRELDFGAWEGLTFAEVQQRHPADLDAWLASTRAKPTGGSESFASLGQRVAAARDRVLARYPGQTVLVVSHVSPIKTLVRLALGAPPDSIYRMELSAASFCAVQYYGDGNASLRLLNDTGHLR, from the coding sequence ATGACCGAGCGCAGGCTGGTCGTCGAGGCCGACGGCGGCTCCCGGGGCAACCCGGGGCCGGCCGGCTACGGCGCGGTGGTCCGCGACGCCGGGACCGGGCGGATCCTGGTCGAGGCGGCCGACTACCTGGGCCGGGTCACCAACAACGTGGCGGAGTACCGCGGCCTGATCGCCGGGCTGCGGGCCGCCCACCGGCTCGACCCCGAGGCGCTGGTGGAGGTCCGGATGGACTCCAAGCTGGTGGTCGAGCAGATGTCCGGGCGCTGGAAGATCAAGCACCCGGACATGCGGCCGCTGGCGGCCGAGGCCGGCGAGGTCTTCCCGCGTGAGCGGGTCAGCTACTCCTGGATCCCGCGCGAGCGGAACAAGGACGCCGACCGGCTGGCCAACGAGGCGATGGACGCGGGCCAGGCCGGCCGCGCCTGGGAGCCCACCACCGCCGTAACCGAGACCGAACGCGGCGAGCCCGCCGAGACCGCTCCCGCCGCACCTCCGGCCGGCTGGAGCGCCGACCTCGGCACCGCCACCACCCTGGTGCTGCTGCGCCACGGCGAGACCGCGCTCACCCCGCAGAAGCGCTTCTCCGGCTCGACCGGCAGCGACCCCGAGCTCTCCGACAAGGGCCGCTGGCAGGCCGAGCGCGCCGCCGAGGCGCTGGCCGCCCGGGGCACCGTGCAGGCCGTGGTCTGCTCGCCGATGCTGCGCACCCGGCAGACCGCCGAGGCGGTCGCCGTCCGGCTCGGCCTCGACGTGTCGGTCGAGGAGGGGCTGCGCGAGCTGGACTTCGGCGCCTGGGAGGGCCTGACCTTCGCCGAGGTGCAGCAGCGCCACCCGGCCGACCTGGACGCCTGGCTGGCCTCCACCCGGGCCAAGCCGACCGGCGGCAGCGAGAGCTTCGCCTCGCTCGGCCAGCGGGTCGCGGCGGCCCGGGACCGCGTCCTGGCCCGCTACCCGGGGCAGACGGTGCTGGTGGTCTCGCACGTCAGCCCGATCAAGACGCTGGTCCGGCTGGCGCTGGGCGCCCCGCCGGACTCGATCTACCGGATGGAGCTGTCGGCCGCCTCGTTCTGCGCGGTGCAGTACTACGGCGACGGCAACGCCTCGCTGCGACTGCTCAACGACACCGGCCACCTGCGCTGA
- the yaaA gene encoding peroxide stress protein YaaA — protein sequence MPFLVLLPPSEGKAEAPEGAPVDLAGLSLPGLTGARERVLDALVELCRGGEDRAAEVLGLSKGLRGEVSRNAGLRTAGTLPAGELYTGVLYDALGLGKLDEDAYRRAERSLLVFSGLWGAVRIGDRIPAYRCSGGVKLPPLGALGAYWRRETAEVLPAEAAADSLVLDLRSSAYAASWAPAGELLPRTATVRVLQEKDGKRSVVSHFNKATKGRLVRDLLNSGAEPATPGELYELLTALGYTVEVAAEGTARKAWKLDVVVTELH from the coding sequence ATGCCGTTCCTGGTCCTGCTGCCACCGTCCGAGGGCAAGGCCGAGGCGCCCGAGGGGGCGCCGGTCGACCTGGCCGGGCTCTCCCTGCCCGGACTGACCGGCGCCCGCGAGCGGGTGCTGGACGCCCTGGTCGAGCTCTGCCGGGGCGGGGAGGACCGGGCCGCCGAGGTGCTCGGACTGAGCAAGGGCCTGCGCGGCGAGGTGTCCCGCAACGCGGGGCTGCGCACCGCGGGCACGCTGCCGGCCGGCGAGCTCTACACCGGAGTGCTCTACGACGCGCTGGGGCTCGGCAAGCTGGACGAGGACGCCTACCGGCGGGCCGAGCGCTCGCTGCTGGTCTTCTCCGGGCTCTGGGGCGCGGTGCGGATCGGCGACCGGATCCCCGCCTACCGCTGCTCGGGGGGCGTGAAGCTGCCGCCGCTCGGCGCGCTCGGCGCCTACTGGCGCCGCGAGACGGCCGAGGTGCTGCCCGCCGAGGCCGCCGCCGACTCGCTGGTGCTCGACCTGCGCAGTTCCGCCTACGCCGCCTCCTGGGCGCCGGCCGGCGAGCTGCTCCCCCGCACCGCCACCGTCCGGGTGCTCCAGGAGAAGGACGGCAAGCGCTCGGTGGTCAGCCACTTCAACAAGGCGACCAAGGGCCGGCTGGTCCGCGACCTGCTGAACTCCGGCGCCGAGCCGGCCACCCCGGGCGAGCTGTACGAGCTGCTGACCGCCCTCGGCTACACCGTGGAGGTGGCGGCCGAGGGCACCGCGCGCAAGGCCTGGAAGCTGGACGTGGTGGTCACCGAGCTGCACTGA